The following coding sequences are from one Arthrobacter sp. 24S4-2 window:
- a CDS encoding DoxX family protein, with translation MIIVLTIALVGCFTMLGLAKVVGAAGMPARAEHVGFTSAAYKRIGALELLAALGLLLGLVQTWIGLAAAVGLVLLMTGACVAHLRNGDGPREIAPAAATTAVLVRYLVLTAAAIG, from the coding sequence ATGATCATCGTCCTCACGATAGCGCTGGTTGGATGCTTCACCATGCTCGGGCTGGCAAAGGTGGTCGGCGCGGCAGGGATGCCCGCCCGCGCCGAACATGTGGGCTTCACCAGCGCCGCCTACAAGCGCATCGGCGCCCTGGAGCTGCTTGCCGCCCTCGGCCTCCTGCTCGGGCTGGTCCAGACGTGGATCGGCCTCGCTGCAGCTGTCGGCCTCGTGCTTCTGATGACGGGAGCCTGCGTCGCCCATCTCAGGAACGGCGACGGTCCACGTGAGATCGCACCGGCGGCGGCCACGACGGCGGTACTCGTCAGATATCTTGTTCTCACTGCGGCGGCAATAGGATGA